CAGACTTGGTATATCGGCGAGAGCGATTCGCTTTTATGAGGAAAAAGGATTAATTCTACCCGCCAAACAGTCCAGTAACAGGTATCGCACATACACTGAGAATGATATCTGGCGGCTTCAGACCATTGCTGCGCTGCGTGAGATCGGCATGTCGCTACAGGATATTACACACGCGCTCGGAGAGATCGATCAAGGGAACCAGCAGCGGCTGGAAGAATATCTGGAGCTGCAACAGGCCGTCATGTATGCCCAGTGGATTGAGCTCAAACGTATGATGGATACAACCCAGCGCATGATTGACCTGAATCGTCAGGACGGACCGCTGGATGTCAGTCATCTGCACGATCTCGCGGACAGTGCGCGTCGCCTGCGTGAAGCGCGGCAGAACTGGCATGATCGTTGGAATTATGACACACAGGCAGCTATCCATGATCAGCGAGTGCAGACGGCGGGAAGTGCGAGTTCTGGACAATCCCATTCAGAGGGCAGGCATCATTCGGACAACGCCTCGTCTATAAGTGATGAGCATGAAGTTCCACATCCACACCATCCTGCAGATCATTCCACGCCGAGCGATTCCAATGACACAGTACAGTCTTCCTTTTATCTGTATCACAACTATGAGGAAGCGCTCGAACAGACAACTCATTGGGTCTCTCCCGCCCTTGGTGAGAAAGGACTCGATATTGGTACAGGCACAGGTAATCTGGCTGGGAAACTGCTACAGCAAGGCGCAGACATGACTGCAATTGACCAGTCCCGGGAGATGCTGCGCAGATGTCGTACCAAATATCCCGAGATGCGTGTGAAGCTTGGTAACTTTCTGGCTTTGCCTTTTGCAGATCAATCCTTTGACTTTGTCGTATCCAGCTTCGCCTTCCATCATCTGAGTCCAGACCAGCAACTACTGGCCTTACAGGAGATGCAGCGAGTTCTAACCTCGCGCGGACGTATCGGTCTAACCGATCTGATGTTTGTCGATGCTGCTCACCGCGAGGCATATGTCCGTGAAGCTGAATTATCAGGACACGAGGAACAACTGCGTGCCTTGCGTGAGCGTCACTTCCCTCTGCTGGATGAGCTATGCCGCTGGCTGGAACAACAGGGTTACGTCACAAAACATGTGCGGCATAATGATCTGTTGCACACGTTGCTGGCTGTTCCGCTGCGATGAGCAATCATGAGTATATGCCAAAAAGGCCATCCCGCCTTGAATAAAGGAGGATGACCTTGGTGTACATCATGCTACGAAATTACATATAAATATCAACAATCGTACGCTCAGTTGCACTGCGTGCTTGTCTGAACTCATCAAGCGAGATGCAGACTCCACCCTGACGGTAACGGTTTGCTGTACGCTCGGTTCGAATGTCTTTGCCGTTCACCGCTACACGGCTCACAGCACCTTCGTTCAAGTGATAGATAAACGTCACTGGCTCACCTGCATACTCGAATTCGAATTGCATGCCGTTCAGCTCAGCTGGCAATACCGGGTCAATGACCAGATCGCCGCCCTCTTGACGAATGCCAAGCGCATTGGAGATCAGCTGGTTCATGTAGATTCCAGGGCCGCTGGAGTAGATTCTCCATCCGCCTTTCACTTGTACAGTCCCTTTACGAAGCTGGTCAAAATGCTCCTGTGCCTCGTAACGCGTATTGAACTTGCCGTCGGAACTACTGAAGTACGAGTTCGCTTGACGAAT
The window above is part of the Paenibacillus sp. 1781tsa1 genome. Proteins encoded here:
- a CDS encoding methyltransferase domain-containing protein; translation: MNIKEAASRLGISARAIRFYEEKGLILPAKQSSNRYRTYTENDIWRLQTIAALREIGMSLQDITHALGEIDQGNQQRLEEYLELQQAVMYAQWIELKRMMDTTQRMIDLNRQDGPLDVSHLHDLADSARRLREARQNWHDRWNYDTQAAIHDQRVQTAGSASSGQSHSEGRHHSDNASSISDEHEVPHPHHPADHSTPSDSNDTVQSSFYLYHNYEEALEQTTHWVSPALGEKGLDIGTGTGNLAGKLLQQGADMTAIDQSREMLRRCRTKYPEMRVKLGNFLALPFADQSFDFVVSSFAFHHLSPDQQLLALQEMQRVLTSRGRIGLTDLMFVDAAHREAYVREAELSGHEEQLRALRERHFPLLDELCRWLEQQGYVTKHVRHNDLLHTLLAVPLR